In Myxococcus stipitatus, the following are encoded in one genomic region:
- a CDS encoding GNAT family N-acetyltransferase translates to MTVSVQDFEPALMNQVGPMCARAFDDYPFLAELFPGPSEKRARVSSAFYIGCVKDSLKHGVVHVTVEDGRLTGLASWLRPGSYPPSLRRQAVYLPTLWAGLRHFPSRARLALQALARLERYHPPTPPHWYLDVIAVDPAYQGRGLGARLMRAGMELAEQTQAPCFLETAKASNRDWYQGFGFELQRTEPCFDGGPPQWFMWRPSPSSGASVPATSQTPTPRLRSV, encoded by the coding sequence ATGACGGTGAGCGTCCAGGACTTCGAACCAGCGTTGATGAACCAGGTGGGCCCGATGTGCGCGCGGGCCTTCGATGACTATCCCTTCCTCGCGGAGCTGTTCCCAGGCCCGTCCGAGAAGCGGGCGCGGGTGTCGTCGGCGTTCTACATCGGCTGCGTGAAGGACTCGCTGAAGCACGGCGTGGTGCACGTCACCGTCGAGGACGGACGGCTCACGGGCCTCGCGTCGTGGCTCCGCCCCGGGTCCTATCCACCGTCGCTCCGCAGGCAAGCGGTCTACCTGCCCACGCTCTGGGCGGGCCTGCGCCACTTCCCGAGCCGCGCGCGGCTGGCCCTCCAGGCCCTGGCGCGACTGGAGCGCTATCACCCGCCCACGCCCCCGCACTGGTACCTGGATGTCATCGCCGTGGACCCGGCCTACCAAGGCCGTGGACTGGGAGCCCGGTTGATGCGCGCGGGGATGGAGCTGGCCGAGCAGACCCAGGCACCCTGCTTCCTCGAGACGGCCAAGGCCTCCAACCGCGACTGGTATCAGGGCTTCGGCTTCGAGCTCCAACGCACCGAGCCCTGCTTCGACGGAGGGCCGCCCCAGTGGTTCATGTGGCGGCCCTCACCGTCGAGCGGCGCCTCGGTTCCAGCAACCTCGCAGACACCCACGCCCCGGCTCCGCTCCGTGTAG